One genomic region from Populus nigra chromosome 8, ddPopNigr1.1, whole genome shotgun sequence encodes:
- the LOC133701714 gene encoding protein EMSY-LIKE 3-like isoform X2 codes for MDYELSDSSGTDDDLPPTHRNRFQSGVRTAGNGRSAVGGGASQPSLHSDMETQIHNIEQEAYTSVLRAFKAQSDAITWEKESLITELRKELRVSDEEHRELLARVNADDIIRRIREWRKANGIQPSMPSTTQPSHNPIASPSASGSRKKQKTSQSVASLSMGAPSPVLHPSMQQSTSALRHGPPPGSGNKKPKSQCSTGLSGRAQVANHGSSGAFAANDLIGKKVWTLWPEDNHYYEAVITDYNAVEGRHALVYDINTGDETWEWVNLKEISPGDIRWEDEETGLFRRGGRPGPGRGNKKSIARGGAVAAAGRGRGTIKGQSKKDFSLTKNGVAKKAMGDIEILHTDTLIKEVEKVFGASHPDPLEIEKAKKVLREQEQALVKAIARLEDALDGQSDEGEHPLPHIQSRDQNRGWRKRPYDEIVGEGRGIKGSGGNKMARNGRIVPSDHHDENYDM; via the exons GAACTGATGATGACCTTCCACCAACACATCGAAATAGATTCCAAAGTGGGGTGCGAACTGCTGGAAATGGAAGATCTGCAGTTGGTGGTGGTGCTTCACagccaagtttgcatagtgACATGGAAACTCAAATCCACAATATTGAACAAGAAGCATATACTTCAGTCTTGCGAGCCTTTAAAGCCCAGTCAGATGCCATTACTTGG GAAAAGGAAAGCCTAATTACAGAACTCAGAAAAGAACTAAGAGTTTCAGATGAGGAGCACAGGGAGCTCCTAGCTAGGGTTAATGCTGATGATATTATCCGGAGGATAag GGAATGGAGAAAGGCAAATGGGATCCAACCTAGCATGCCAAGCACCACCCAGCCTTCTCACAACCCTATAGCTAGTCCTTCTGCTTCAGGATCACGCAAGAAACAGAAAACATCGCAGTCAGTCGCCTCATTGTCCATGGGTGCACCTTCTCCTGTATTGCATCCATCTATGCAACAATCTACATCAGCCCTGAGACATGGCCCTCCTCCTGGATCTGGGAACAAGAAGCCCAAATCA CAATGTTCTACAGGTTTGTCTGGCAGGGCACAAGTTGCTAACCATGGCTCTTCAGGTGCCTTTGCAGCCAATGATTTAATTGGAAAGAAAGTTTGGACTCTATGGCCAGAGGATAACCACTACTATGAAGCTGTTATAACTGACTACAATGCAGTTGAG GGGAGGCATGCTTTGGTTTATGATATTAATACAGGGGATGAAACGTGGGAATGGGTCAATCTCAAAGAG ATATCTCCTGGAGATATTAGGTGGGAGGATGAGGAAACTGGACTTTTCCGTAGAGGTGGCCGGCCTGGACCAGGCCGTGGGAATAAGAAATCAATTGCACGTGGTGGCGCTGTTGCTGCTGCAGGAAGAGGTAGAGGAACCATAAAGGGTCAATCCAAAAAAGATTTCTCTTTAACCAAGAATGGCGTTGCGAAGAAAGCTATGGGTGATATTGAGATACTTCACACAGATACTCTAATAAAGGAG GTAGAAAAAGTTTTTGGTGCTAGCCATCCTGATCCTTTGGAAATTGAGAAAGCAAAGAAAGTTCTAAGA GAACAAGAACAAGCCCTGGTCAAAGCAATTGCGAGGCTTGAAGATGCATTGGATGGTCAAAGCG ATGAGGGAGAACATCCGCTTCCCCATATTCAATCAAGGGACCAGAATCGGGGATGGAGAAAACGGCCGTATGATGAGATTGTTGGTGAAGGTAGAGGAATCAAAGGCTCAGGTGGCAACAAAATGGCAAGAAATGGTAGAATTGTTCCTAGTGATCATCATGATGAGAATTATGACATGTGA
- the LOC133701714 gene encoding protein EMSY-LIKE 3-like isoform X1 has protein sequence MDYELSDSSGTDDDLPPTHRNRFQSGVRTAGNGRSAVGGGASQPSLHSDMETQIHNIEQEAYTSVLRAFKAQSDAITWEKESLITELRKELRVSDEEHRELLARVNADDIIRRIREWRKANGIQPSMPSTTQPSHNPIASPSASGSRKKQKTSQSVASLSMGAPSPVLHPSMQQSTSALRHGPPPGSGNKKPKSSMQQCSTGLSGRAQVANHGSSGAFAANDLIGKKVWTLWPEDNHYYEAVITDYNAVEGRHALVYDINTGDETWEWVNLKEISPGDIRWEDEETGLFRRGGRPGPGRGNKKSIARGGAVAAAGRGRGTIKGQSKKDFSLTKNGVAKKAMGDIEILHTDTLIKEVEKVFGASHPDPLEIEKAKKVLREQEQALVKAIARLEDALDGQSDEGEHPLPHIQSRDQNRGWRKRPYDEIVGEGRGIKGSGGNKMARNGRIVPSDHHDENYDM, from the exons GAACTGATGATGACCTTCCACCAACACATCGAAATAGATTCCAAAGTGGGGTGCGAACTGCTGGAAATGGAAGATCTGCAGTTGGTGGTGGTGCTTCACagccaagtttgcatagtgACATGGAAACTCAAATCCACAATATTGAACAAGAAGCATATACTTCAGTCTTGCGAGCCTTTAAAGCCCAGTCAGATGCCATTACTTGG GAAAAGGAAAGCCTAATTACAGAACTCAGAAAAGAACTAAGAGTTTCAGATGAGGAGCACAGGGAGCTCCTAGCTAGGGTTAATGCTGATGATATTATCCGGAGGATAag GGAATGGAGAAAGGCAAATGGGATCCAACCTAGCATGCCAAGCACCACCCAGCCTTCTCACAACCCTATAGCTAGTCCTTCTGCTTCAGGATCACGCAAGAAACAGAAAACATCGCAGTCAGTCGCCTCATTGTCCATGGGTGCACCTTCTCCTGTATTGCATCCATCTATGCAACAATCTACATCAGCCCTGAGACATGGCCCTCCTCCTGGATCTGGGAACAAGAAGCCCAAATCA TCCATGCAGCAATGTTCTACAGGTTTGTCTGGCAGGGCACAAGTTGCTAACCATGGCTCTTCAGGTGCCTTTGCAGCCAATGATTTAATTGGAAAGAAAGTTTGGACTCTATGGCCAGAGGATAACCACTACTATGAAGCTGTTATAACTGACTACAATGCAGTTGAG GGGAGGCATGCTTTGGTTTATGATATTAATACAGGGGATGAAACGTGGGAATGGGTCAATCTCAAAGAG ATATCTCCTGGAGATATTAGGTGGGAGGATGAGGAAACTGGACTTTTCCGTAGAGGTGGCCGGCCTGGACCAGGCCGTGGGAATAAGAAATCAATTGCACGTGGTGGCGCTGTTGCTGCTGCAGGAAGAGGTAGAGGAACCATAAAGGGTCAATCCAAAAAAGATTTCTCTTTAACCAAGAATGGCGTTGCGAAGAAAGCTATGGGTGATATTGAGATACTTCACACAGATACTCTAATAAAGGAG GTAGAAAAAGTTTTTGGTGCTAGCCATCCTGATCCTTTGGAAATTGAGAAAGCAAAGAAAGTTCTAAGA GAACAAGAACAAGCCCTGGTCAAAGCAATTGCGAGGCTTGAAGATGCATTGGATGGTCAAAGCG ATGAGGGAGAACATCCGCTTCCCCATATTCAATCAAGGGACCAGAATCGGGGATGGAGAAAACGGCCGTATGATGAGATTGTTGGTGAAGGTAGAGGAATCAAAGGCTCAGGTGGCAACAAAATGGCAAGAAATGGTAGAATTGTTCCTAGTGATCATCATGATGAGAATTATGACATGTGA
- the LOC133701714 gene encoding protein EMSY-LIKE 3-like isoform X3 yields METQIHNIEQEAYTSVLRAFKAQSDAITWEKESLITELRKELRVSDEEHRELLARVNADDIIRRIREWRKANGIQPSMPSTTQPSHNPIASPSASGSRKKQKTSQSVASLSMGAPSPVLHPSMQQSTSALRHGPPPGSGNKKPKSSMQQCSTGLSGRAQVANHGSSGAFAANDLIGKKVWTLWPEDNHYYEAVITDYNAVEGRHALVYDINTGDETWEWVNLKEISPGDIRWEDEETGLFRRGGRPGPGRGNKKSIARGGAVAAAGRGRGTIKGQSKKDFSLTKNGVAKKAMGDIEILHTDTLIKEVEKVFGASHPDPLEIEKAKKVLREQEQALVKAIARLEDALDGQSDEGEHPLPHIQSRDQNRGWRKRPYDEIVGEGRGIKGSGGNKMARNGRIVPSDHHDENYDM; encoded by the exons ATGGAAACTCAAATCCACAATATTGAACAAGAAGCATATACTTCAGTCTTGCGAGCCTTTAAAGCCCAGTCAGATGCCATTACTTGG GAAAAGGAAAGCCTAATTACAGAACTCAGAAAAGAACTAAGAGTTTCAGATGAGGAGCACAGGGAGCTCCTAGCTAGGGTTAATGCTGATGATATTATCCGGAGGATAag GGAATGGAGAAAGGCAAATGGGATCCAACCTAGCATGCCAAGCACCACCCAGCCTTCTCACAACCCTATAGCTAGTCCTTCTGCTTCAGGATCACGCAAGAAACAGAAAACATCGCAGTCAGTCGCCTCATTGTCCATGGGTGCACCTTCTCCTGTATTGCATCCATCTATGCAACAATCTACATCAGCCCTGAGACATGGCCCTCCTCCTGGATCTGGGAACAAGAAGCCCAAATCA TCCATGCAGCAATGTTCTACAGGTTTGTCTGGCAGGGCACAAGTTGCTAACCATGGCTCTTCAGGTGCCTTTGCAGCCAATGATTTAATTGGAAAGAAAGTTTGGACTCTATGGCCAGAGGATAACCACTACTATGAAGCTGTTATAACTGACTACAATGCAGTTGAG GGGAGGCATGCTTTGGTTTATGATATTAATACAGGGGATGAAACGTGGGAATGGGTCAATCTCAAAGAG ATATCTCCTGGAGATATTAGGTGGGAGGATGAGGAAACTGGACTTTTCCGTAGAGGTGGCCGGCCTGGACCAGGCCGTGGGAATAAGAAATCAATTGCACGTGGTGGCGCTGTTGCTGCTGCAGGAAGAGGTAGAGGAACCATAAAGGGTCAATCCAAAAAAGATTTCTCTTTAACCAAGAATGGCGTTGCGAAGAAAGCTATGGGTGATATTGAGATACTTCACACAGATACTCTAATAAAGGAG GTAGAAAAAGTTTTTGGTGCTAGCCATCCTGATCCTTTGGAAATTGAGAAAGCAAAGAAAGTTCTAAGA GAACAAGAACAAGCCCTGGTCAAAGCAATTGCGAGGCTTGAAGATGCATTGGATGGTCAAAGCG ATGAGGGAGAACATCCGCTTCCCCATATTCAATCAAGGGACCAGAATCGGGGATGGAGAAAACGGCCGTATGATGAGATTGTTGGTGAAGGTAGAGGAATCAAAGGCTCAGGTGGCAACAAAATGGCAAGAAATGGTAGAATTGTTCCTAGTGATCATCATGATGAGAATTATGACATGTGA
- the LOC133701715 gene encoding uncharacterized protein LOC133701715 isoform X2, whose product MSNYTVESTKVETSDGAKLHTRLFKPMEEGKITDNLVVVLVHPFSILGGCQAFLKGIAAGLAGKGYKTVTFDMRGAGAPIAGSAVDEIKEVIGYVSIGYPFGMFASILFGRHHKGILKSPKPKLFVMGTRDGFTSVKQLQNKLSSAAGRVETHLIEGASHFQMEGAEFDNQMVNLILTFTSSL is encoded by the exons ATGTCAAACTATACAGTTGAGTCCACCAAAGTAGAGACAAGTGATGGAGCCAAGCTTCATACAAGGCTGTTCAAGCCAATGGAAGAAGGGAAGATAACAGACAACTTGGTGGTTGTTCTTGTACATCCATTTTCGATCTTGGGTGGTTGTCaagcttttttaaaaggaattgcTGCTGGGTTGGCTGGAAAAGGTTATAAAACCGTGACCTTTGATATGAGAGGTGCCG GCGCACCGATTGCAGGTTCTGCGGTAGATGAGATTAAAGAAGTCATCGGCTATGTAAGTATAGGGTACCCTTTTGGCATGTTCGCCTCTATCCTTTTTGGAAGACACCACAAGGGAATCCTGAAGTCTCCAAAGCCAAAACTTTTCGTTATGGGAACTCGGGATGGGTTTACCAGTGTTAAACAGCTGCAGAACAAGCTGAGTTCTGCTGCAGGACGTGTTGAAACACATCTAATTGAAGGAGCAAGCCACTTCCAAATGGAAGGTGCTGAATTTGATAACCAGATGGTGAACCTAATCCTTACATTTACCTCATCTTTATAG
- the LOC133701715 gene encoding uncharacterized protein LOC133701715 isoform X1: MSNYTVESTKVETSDGAKLHTRLFKPMEEGKITDNLVVVLVHPFSILGGCQAFLKGIAAGLAGKGYKTVTFDMRGAGKSTGRPSLTGFAEIKDVIAVCKWVCENLSSDRILLVGSSAGAPIAGSAVDEIKEVIGYVSIGYPFGMFASILFGRHHKGILKSPKPKLFVMGTRDGFTSVKQLQNKLSSAAGRVETHLIEGASHFQMEGAEFDNQMVNLILTFTSSL; this comes from the exons ATGTCAAACTATACAGTTGAGTCCACCAAAGTAGAGACAAGTGATGGAGCCAAGCTTCATACAAGGCTGTTCAAGCCAATGGAAGAAGGGAAGATAACAGACAACTTGGTGGTTGTTCTTGTACATCCATTTTCGATCTTGGGTGGTTGTCaagcttttttaaaaggaattgcTGCTGGGTTGGCTGGAAAAGGTTATAAAACCGTGACCTTTGATATGAGAGGTGCCGGTAAGTCTACTGGGAGGCCTTCTCTTACTGGTTTTGCTGAAATCAAGGATGTCATTGCTGTTTGCAAATGGGTTTGTGAGAATCTGTCTTCTGATAGGATTTTGTTGGTGGGTTCTTCTGCGG GCGCACCGATTGCAGGTTCTGCGGTAGATGAGATTAAAGAAGTCATCGGCTATGTAAGTATAGGGTACCCTTTTGGCATGTTCGCCTCTATCCTTTTTGGAAGACACCACAAGGGAATCCTGAAGTCTCCAAAGCCAAAACTTTTCGTTATGGGAACTCGGGATGGGTTTACCAGTGTTAAACAGCTGCAGAACAAGCTGAGTTCTGCTGCAGGACGTGTTGAAACACATCTAATTGAAGGAGCAAGCCACTTCCAAATGGAAGGTGCTGAATTTGATAACCAGATGGTGAACCTAATCCTTACATTTACCTCATCTTTATAG
- the LOC133702374 gene encoding uncharacterized protein LOC133702374 — MAKQQPLQQPSTPWGTLEELLLACAVNRHGTDSWDSIAMEVSNRTSTLSSLTSQNCIDKFDDLKRRFGFPTELQNDTASLLVDELRKLRVDELRREVHQRDVSIVSLEMKVKRLEEDREKSLKEKEKPPDLPKPSPETVAEKSATGEECGDGDERSFNESNSTSQQPQKAEAEAKKERDEDTEVKPEPDSIKDDPDPARLGSEPEAEREWSYNGKLEDDDDKKPKKEMKIESVSRVGVLGPDSNELGESVGESKREEKEKDIKQINNSNNNNNNNSDVQSSVSLSLKKKKRRRGSGEGSSSGEEEREGGDDEVSPATKKLPAVKSEPWLKLLEIIRSHQLGSIFEKRLRSQESERYKKLIRQHMDLQMIQSRLDKGVYSKCLKKLFKDLLILLNNAIVFFRKNSPENLAANELRAVVLKEMKEKLQKPKPKPVAIKPATEQYSASFSKPNKSTSTMVACSKHSSIKAISEGAGKKDDKKDAEIEEKPKANEKKLEVSIVRIEEKGLKKKTTKERSVSGRRNSRASNKNGEIKHQYGGNELSSHDALEITVDRKESTGRKKLGAASFLKRMKQNSPGQVMENDDDNDSSSSEDESKDSKTVDKKRRRREADRITKRVTRSSKGRGLGEDSRNIKRGRPPKKQMDSGGGTGKRGREDDDSEVGVGGAGRAKKRSRR, encoded by the exons ATGGCTAAACAACAGCCGCTTCAGCAACCGTCAACGCCATGGGGCACGTTAGAGGAGTTACTGCTAGCGTGCGCCGTGAACCGGCATGGGACAGATAGTTGGGACTCCATAGCTATGGAAGTATCTAACAGAACCTCCACTCTGTCCTCCCTCACTTCACAAAACTGTATTGACAAGTTCGATGATCTCAAACGACGTTTCGGTTTCCCTACGGAGCTACAAAACGACACCGCTTCTTTGTTAGTTGATGAGCTCCGTAAACTTCGCGTCGATGAGCTTCGTCGTGAAGTCCATCAGCGCGACGTATCTATCGT GTCGCTTGAAATGAAGGTGAAGAGATTGGAAGAGGATAGAGAGAAGAGcttgaaggagaaggagaagccACCAGATCTGCCGAAGCCTTCTCCGGAGACTGTCGCCGAGAAATCTGCGACCGGTGAGGAgtgtggtgatggtgatgagcGATCGTTCAATGAATCCAATTCGACGAGTCAACAGCCGCAGAAAGCCGAGGCGGAAGCGAAGAAAGAACGGGACGAGGATACAGAGGTAAAACCTGAACCGGATTCGATTAAGGATGATCCAGATCCGGCTCGGTTAGGATCTGAACCGGAAGCTGAGCGGGAATGGTCATATAACGGTAAGTTAGAAGATGACGACGATAAAAAACcgaaaaaggaaatgaaaattgAGAGTGTGAGTCGGGTGGGTGTACTCGGTCCTGACTCGAACGAGTTAGGTGAGTCAGTAGGGGAGTCCAAGcgggaagagaaagagaaggataTTAAACAgattaataatagtaataataataataataataatagtgacgTGCAAAGTTCAGTGAGTTTGTCGCTGAAAAAGAAGAAACGACGTCGTGGTAGTGGAGAAGGGAGTAGCAGTggagaggaggagagagagggtgGTGATGATGAGGTTTCTCCCGCCACGAAAAAGTTGCCTGCCGTCAAATCTGAACCATGGCTCAAACTTCTTGAGATTATTCGCTCTCATCAGCTCGGCTCAATCTTTGAAAAGCGGCTTCGAAGCCAG GAATCTGAAAGGTACAAAAAGTTGATTCGGCAGCACATGGATCTCCAAATGATTCAATCTAGGCTTGATAAAGGGGTCTACTCcaaatgcttaaaaaaattgttcaaggatCTCCTGATTTTATTGAACAATGCAATCGTTTTCTTCAGAAAAAACTCACCAGAAAATCTTGCTGCGAATGAACTTCGAGCTGTAGTTTTGAAGGAAATGAAGGAGAAGCTTCAGAAACCGAAACCGAAGCCTGTGGCTATCAAACCTGCAACTGAGCAATATTCTGCTTCATTTTCAAAGCCGAACAAATCTACTTCTACTATGGTGGCCTGCAGCAAACACAGTTCCATAAAAGCAATATCTGAAGGTGCTGgtaaaaaagatgataaaaaagatGCAGAGATTGAAGAAAAACCTAAGGCAAATGAAAAGAAGCTTGAAGTCTCGATTGTGAGGATCGAGGAGAAGggtttaaagaagaaaacaacaaaagagaGGTCAGTCTCGGGGCGTAGAAACTCAAGAGCAAGCAATAAGAATGGAGAGATAAAGCATCAATATGGTGGTAATGAATTAAGTTCACATGACGCGTTGGAGATTACGGTAGATAGGAAAGAAAGCACAGGCAGGAAGAAGCTAGGAGCAGCAAGCTTCTTGAAAAGAATGAAGCAAAATTCTCCAGGTCAAGTGATGGAGAATGACGATGACAACGACTCTTCCTCATCGGAGGATGAGAGTAAAGATAGTAAAACGGTGGAtaaaaagaggagaagaagggAAGCAGATAGGATAACAAAGAGGGTAACAAGGAGTTCGAAAGGAAGAGGTTTGGGAGAAGATAGTCGAAACATAAAAAGAGGAAGGCCACCGAAAAAACAAATGGATTCGGGTGGTGGGACGgggaagagagggagagaggacgATGATTCTGAGGTCGGAGTTGGGGGTGCTGGAAGAGCGAAGAAGAGATCAAGGAGGTGA
- the LOC133702373 gene encoding non-structural maintenance of chromosomes element 4 homolog A-like yields MSRTVKREAESTSNGNPGDLNQEPREMKRERVTRSRGKSGVEEPNQQMDRRVLRSMYRTLQNRIKDKRDDLTRHDLDRFNTMIKEVEDLHKFVQKPREQVADAEALLGLANTLVSSVKSQSNEGITPADFVSHLIKEFGQQTRSLDNDEDAPVSIKWKDLGLLVSPIFRRCTGVSTMLGPMNTELKQRKAAVHRKRTRPTEKARPEEVDDAGGEKKTDTDKNMKIIFDILKEKKSVRLENLILNRRSFAETVENLFALSFLVKDGRVKIVVDESGCHFVSPRNAPAPSSVMSGEVAYRHFVFRFDFRDWKLMKGVVPDGEELMPHRESSGASQVEPDANNTQGTRSRTPIRKFSRNRGLVVQEDSVVVEDSPDIDDDVDTRATGLMRCRRKLA; encoded by the exons atgagTAGAACTGTGAAGAGAGAGGCAGAGAGTACTAGCAATGGAAACCCAGGTGACTTGAACCAAGAACCCAGGGAAATGAAGCGCGAACGAGTGACTCGGAGCCGAGGCAAGTCAGGAGTGGAAGAACCGAATCAGCAAATGGACCGGCGAGTCCTCCGGTCCATGTATCGTACCTTACAGAATAGAATCAAGG ATAAGAGAGATGATTTGACGAGACACGATTTGGATAGGTTTAATACTATGATTAAGGAAGTTGAAGACTTGCATAAATTtg TGCAGAAGCCAAGAGAGCAAGTTGCAGATGCAGAGGCGTTATTAGGGTTAGCTAACACATTGGTGTCTTCTGTTAAGTCACAGTCAAATGAGGGTATTACACCTGCAGATTTTGTGTCCCATTTGATTAAAGAGTTTGGACAGCAAACTAGGAGTCTAGACAATGATGAGGATGCTCCGGTTTCAATCAAGTGGAAAGATCTTGGCCTTCTTGTTTCTCCTATTTTTCGGAGGTGCACGGGGGTTAGTACGAT gtTGGGACCAATGAATACGGAGTTGAAACAAAGAAAGGCAGCGGTTCATAGAAAGCGTACAAGGCCAACTGAAAAGGCTCGGCCTGAAGAG GTTGATGATGCTGGAGGAGAAAAGAAGACAGATACTGAtaagaatatgaaaataatcttTGATATcttaaaggagaagaaaagtgtTAGACTTGAAAATTTGATCTTGAACAGAAGGTCTTTTGCAGAGACTGTGGAGAATTTATTTGCACTCTCATTCTTAGTGAAAGATGGCAGGGTTAAAATTGTTGTGGATGAAAGTGGATGCCATTTTGTTT CACCTAGGAATGCTCCAGCTCCCAGTTCTGTTATGTCAGGGGAGGTTGCTTACAGACATTTCGTGTTCAGATTTGACTTTAGAGATTGGAAG CTGATGAAGGGTGTGGTGCCGGATGGCGAGGAGCTTATGCCACATAGGGAAAGTTCTGGTGCTTCTCAGGTGGAGCCAGATGCTAACAACACTCAAGGAACACGATCTAGGACACCCATCAGGAAATTCTCTAGGAACCGTGGCCTGGTTGTCCAAGAAGATTCAGTTGTCGTGGAAGACTCTCCCGATATTGATGATGATGTAGATACAAGAGCCACTGGCCTCATGAGGTGTAGGCGTAAGCTTGCTTGA
- the LOC133702372 gene encoding enoyl-[acyl-carrier-protein] reductase [NADH], chloroplastic-like produces the protein MAATAASGLQMATARPCISSSHRVVKAGAAILGASSKGASWAKLASGSHISSIQPFQRTFMSSSVKLNKAVTKAMSESSDSKPVSGLPIDLRGKRAFIAGVADDNGYGWAIAKSLAASGAEILVGTWVPALNIFETSLRRGKFDESRVLPDGSLMDITKVYPLDAVFDNPEDVPEDVKANKRYAGSSKWTVQEVAESVKQDFGSIDILVHSLANGPEVSKPLLETSRKGYLAAISASSYSYVSLLKHFLPIMNPGGSSISLTYIASERIIPGYGGGMSSAKAALESDTRVLAFEAGRKNRIRVNTISAGPLRSRAAKAIGFIDTMIEYSLANAPLQKELSADEVGNAAAFLASPLASAVTGTVMYVDNGLNTMGVGVDSPIFKDLDIPKDDHQG, from the exons ATGGCGGCAACTGCGGCTTCTGGCCTTCAAATGGCAACTGCAAGGCCCTGCATTTCCTCTTCCCACAGAGTGGTCAAGGCAGGTGCTGCTATTCTTGGAGCCAGTTCTAAAGGGGCATCATGGGCTAAGCTTGCGAGTGGTTCTCATATATCGTCTATTCAGCCTTTCCAAAGGACTTTCATGTCATCTTcagttaaattgaataaggcTGTGACAAAGGCAATGTCTGAATCTAGTGACAGTAAGCCAGTGTCTGGATTGCCAATTGATTTGAGAG GTAAACGGGCATTTATTGCTGGTGTAGCTGATGACAATGGGTATGGTTGGGCCATAGCAAAATCTCTTGCTGCTTCAGGTGCTGAAATTCTTGTCGGAACATGGGTGCCT GCTTTGAACATTTTTGAAACAAGCCTGAGAAGGGGGAAATTTGATGAATCTCGCGT GTTGCCAGATGGTTCTTTGATGGATATCACCAAAGTATACCCCCTTGATGCAGTGTTTGACAACCCTGAGGATGTACCTGAAGAT GTGAAAGCAAATAAACGTTATGCTGGATCCAGTAAATGGACTGTTCAG GAAGTTGCTGAATCTGTCAAACAGGATTTTGGCAGCATTGACATCCTTGTGCACTCGCTTGCCAATGGACCAGAG GTCAGCAAACCCCTTTTGGAAACATCAAGAAAAGGATATCTTGCAGCCATATCTGCATCCAGTTACTCATATGTTTCTTTACTCAAGCATTTCCTTCCAATTATGAATCCGG GTGGTTCATCTATTTCTCTCACATACATTGCTTCAGAGAGGATCATACCAGG ATATGGTGGAGGCATGAGTTCTGCCAAAGCTGCACTTGAAAGTGACACACGT GTGCTTGCATTTGAAGCAGGAAGGAAAAACAGAATCAGGGTCAACACAATATCTGCTG GTCCACTAAGAAGCCGTGCTGCAAAAGCAATTGGATTTATTGATACTATGATTGAATATTCATTAGCCAATGCACCCTTGCAAAAAGAGCTATCTGCAG ATGAGGTGGGCAATGCTGCTGCCTTCTTAGCATCACCTTTGGCTTCTGCAGTCACTGGTACTGTTATGTATGTTGACAATGGCCTCAACACAATGGGTGTCGGAGTTGACAGTCCGATATTCAAAGACCTTGACATTCCAAAAGACGATCACCAGGGTTAA
- the LOC133701060 gene encoding AP2/ERF and B3 domain-containing transcription factor At1g50680-like: MEDQDASSSMISSAKSPTINVETLAFSRSNKLGRLHSNIGKVAKFKGIVPQKNGHWGAQIYSNHQRIWLGTFKTEKEAAMAYDSAAIKLRSTDSHRNFPWNDRNVQEPSFQNQYSTEEILNMIRDGSYQQIFVDFIMKQSQREEIGGSDDPNGRRVHADDEQFSCIQLFQKDLTPSDVGKLNRLVIPKKFAVKYFPYIFKDVEDDRVLNTAGVDDTELIFYDRFMKSWKFRYCYWRSSQSFVFTKGWNRFVKEKKLKEKDIIIFYTCACPNKVQEQHGQGHYFTMIDVVYCNGQSGKLDGFNQTEDMQRELAVVLRQNMRKKLQKDGKELKETLKNKVKHKGFRLFGVQINEVELQLQPCFQTGTE, from the coding sequence ATGGAAGATCAAGATGCATCATCAAGCATGATTTCAAGTGCCAAAAGTCCCACCATCAATGTGGAAACTTTGGCATTTAGCAGAAGCAACAAACTTGGAAGGCTTCATAGCAATATCGGTAAAGTAGCAAAATTCAAAGGCATTGTGCCACAAAAAAATGGACATTGGGGTGCACAAATATATTCAAATCATCAAAGGATCTGGCTAGGAACATTCAAGACTGAGAAAGAAGCAGCTATGGCCTATGATAGTGCTGCCATAAAGCTCAGAAGCACGGATTCACATCGAAATTTTCCATGGAACGACCGCAATGTTCAAGAGCCTAGCTTTCAAAACCAATACAGTACAGAAGAGATTCTGAACATGATTAGAGATGGATCTTATCAACAGATATTTGTGGATTTTATAATGAAACAATCACAAAGAGAAGAAATTGGTGGAAGTGATGATCCCAATGGAAGGAGGGTGCATGCAGATGATGAACAATTCTCATGCATACAACTTTTTCAAAAGGATCTAACACCAAGTGATGTGGGGAAGCTTAATAGACTTGTGATACCCAAAAAATTTGCTGTTAAGTACTTCCCCTACATTTTTAAAGATGTTGAAGATGATAGGGTACTAAATACTGCTGGGGTAGATGACACAGAACTCATATTTTACGACAGGTTCATGAAGTCTTGGAAATTTAGATATTGCTACTGGAGGAGTAGCCAAAGCTTTGTTTTCACAAAGGGTTGGAATAGGTTTGTTAAggagaaaaaattgaaggaaaaagacatcattatattttatacatgtgcCTGCCCAAACAAGGTACAAGAGCAACATGGTCAAGGCCACTACTTTACCATGATTGACGTAGTTTATTGCAATGGCCAAAGCGGCAAGCTTGACGGGTTTAACCAAACGGAGGATATGCAAAGAGAATTGGCTGTCGTTTTAAGGCAAAATATGAGAAAGAAGTTGCAAAAGGATGGGAAAGAATTGAAGGAAACATTGAAAAACAAGGTTAAACATAAAGGGTTTAGGCTTTTTGGGGTGCAGATTAATGAGGTTGAATTGCAGTTGCAACCTTGTTTCCAAACAGGTACTGAGTGA